The Anabrus simplex isolate iqAnaSimp1 chromosome 5, ASM4041472v1, whole genome shotgun sequence sequence atatcaagactgaagatctgttaagCTGGCCACTTAGTGAGCATTGAtgccaccctcctgatgaagctgtgacgcagaaacaagctcatcaggggctgagaagagacggatgtagaagaactggaattAATTTGGAGAGATCCTATgtatttgaagacggcagtgtatgaaggCATGGAGATtgtcttgtccttttgtgtttacATGGTTGTCCTTTTCTGCTCCTCTCCATACACTGACGTGCCATTATGTTTGTGCTATTACATGTTTGTTTTATTGTTTCTATCTCTACGTACTTCTTAACCCTTCTTCAGAGCCTGGACTTTATAGGGTTTTTCTACGATGTTCCATTTACCTCTGAGAATCACATCTTAGGCTACTTGCCTATTACGCCTAGTTTTCAAACTAGAATCTGACTACCAGAATTCAGTCTGTGAACCACTCGATATCTTCTTGTTTCAGCGATTGCTGAGAAATAGTATATTTGTATGAAAACTGCTTATTgaaaaaataaagatttaaaaacatCTTTGGTCTACAAGAATTTGTAGAATTAAACTGACTACTAAATTTACTACTAACACTTTCCCTTCagcaaacataattttaaaattatcaATGATATGCTGTCTTTGTTTCTTTTCATACCACTGTTCTTTGAATTTGTTTTCAGGTCTGAAAAAAACTTCCAGTCTAATTCAGCTGAGGAGAAGAAATATAAATGTGACATTTGTCCAGAACGATTTTCTGATAAGAACCATCTTACGACTCATGAAAAAACACACACTTTCATCAGGCCATTTAAATGTGATGTTTGTGGTATTGCAGTTACAACTGCTAAGTCTTTAAGGTGCCATCTTATGAGTCACACAGGCAACTACAAATTTAAGTGCAGTATATGTAACAGAGGTTTCAGTAGTGAAAAGGCTCTCGGGAGACATAATGTAACACATACAGGATATAAGGAATTTGAATGTCAAATATGCAAAAGGAAGTTTTCCCAGAAGGGCACTTTGGATAAACACATTGTGATCCATAATTCAGTCCGTGAATTACCAAAGTATAGGTGTCACCTGTGTTCTTTCTATACTTATCGTAGCGGTTCATTGCGGAGTCATTTGATAATGCATCATGTACCTAGCACATTGGATGTGCTGTAAGGAATTGGGAAACAAACATTCTTATCATGGTGTCTGGCGCATGTGAGATATTCACACTTTCTCCAGAAATAAATAACCAGATTTTAAGAATCAGTTTATAAACAGAGTTAAGAGTGGAAGAACCATCATTAGAAGTAGTGCAGCATGGCTTTAGAATTGGAAGATCAACCCTAAACCACATCTTCACTGTTGGGATTGTGGAGGAGAAATGTTGATGACGTTCCTTTATTTAGAATCCCCAGGGCAGAAGTATTGAAGAGTTATGAACAGGATGAGGTATGTGTGgtgttaatttaaaaagaaaatgtgaaaaatgatataaaatatattGTGTATATGGTTAAAAATATGACAGTAATATCATGAAAATTTTGTGATAATTTTTAATGAAGTACACTTATATATGTTACAAAATTAATGAATGATTttatacaacaaataatatttactACATTTATGGCAGAATAAAGCATAAAAATAGCAAATAGTAAATTAATTTCTGGAAGTCAGCCTTACTCAGTTATATTTATATACAGGACTCTCGATTATCCCGGCGCAGATCATCGTGTTTGCGGATTAACCGTGCATGTTTTCACCTTATTAAAAATGTAATACATCGTAATTTGACAGTTTAATTGAgattgaagaagaaaaagaaagtgaGGAAAGTGTTTCTCATTCTGTGGCTCTACAGTGTATAAATACCCTGTTGGATTGTATGGGACAAAGGGGGTTTGAATATGGTGACATTATTGCCGCATGCAAAATACGTCTCTAGGTAAGGAAGCAGATGAACAACCAAAAGCAGAGAACCATTACAGACTTCTTCAGAGCACAATAATGTGTGTGAGTTATCTCTATAAATGTATTATAGCCTATTTTATATGGTGCTGTATTTATAAATATTATAGAAGGTATTTTTATTGCAATAAACACATGATTTTGGATTATCTGTGTTTTCTGATTATCCGTGCAATTCACCCCGGTCATTAGCCCGGATAATCGAGAGCATACTGTATTAGAAAACTTGGAATGTAAAATAATGTTGTACACAAAACAGTTTTTCTCTCATTTATTTTCATTCATCAAAGATAAACATACAAGTGACAGTCTATTGGTCCTTCATATTTCCCATATTTGACACTACAACATTGTACTTTTTCAGGTGGGGGGGATTTAACTGTCTGTATTTGAAAGAGGTAACCGCTATGATGGCATATATTAAACAACAAATTCTTTAAACATATCCTCTAGCTTTTGATGGTTCcagttagtgatgggcagtctgaggcatggtctcgagatttctcgagactaacaTAGGCACGGTTCcttgcgagaaatttcgagagatctcgagatcGTTCTCCCTACAGCGTGTGGCGAGCAACGCGTTGTAGGCCTACAAATAGATGGGACTGAATatttgtttgtgccgagtatgtgaaTAGCCAAACACGGGCCTATTCTGTTCTGTATATATGTGTCAACAGGCAACTAGGGTGTTCAGTTCTCTTATTTCTagtctattttgatgcagtattACATAATTATTAAGGATACACATTCTGGTATTGTATACAgcagtaagtacacgaatgagttgGTTAAGTAGAGAACCCGGTGGCTGCTGTAGGTGTACATCATCAGACCCCATATTCAATATCCATATAGACCCGTGcttatgtttaccgatattttggtgaatgtaacaaaggcttttcagtctgtcaaacacacagcaaatacaatgtaaacatcacaatcaacaggaataatgacaacctgtcttacaaagtatacagaaagcccactcagacgtcgcacactattgacaacaactcgaaccacccatacacacacaaaatagcaggactgattacaatgatacatagagctatttccataccaatgagcacaacagatttcaatgaagagatgcaaatcattaaacaaatcgcgaaagaaaacaaccatcctccaggcacagtggataaactattaaataaacataagaaaagtcgccgggaaagcaccacacacaacaaagaaaactacgtggttctcaactatgttaacaataacacatacaaagtagctaacattttcaagaaacaaggtttaaaagtagcttttcgaacgaataacacactacagagacacttcagcaggtgcaacctaaacaaaaaggaccctttctcaaagtcaggagtgtatgaactcaagtgccaagaacctaactgtaacgccacatacataggtcaaacaaaacgtaatttccatacaagatacaaacaACACCAAAATGCGATCAgttataatcggcattcagccttcggggagcacatctacgactgttcacaccatttcacagacatcaacactgatctaaaaattttacacttcgaaaatgaaagtaaatctttgaatataaaagaagcaatagaaatttatgtCGCAAAAAATGccaatgccaataacctgaatgagcatacacatttaaataattcccccctttttgctctactcacataatatctgacaacacctactcattaaattgcttctgtcgtaataataataataataataataataataacaacgtcccTTACTTTTATTcacgtaaaaaaaaatatttgcattcatccatattacataaaggtacatttaacatggaaAAGGTCTATAACATCTGTCCCCTCTCCAATGTTTATGGAAGgtaaattgcttttttcataataatagtaataataacgtcccttactttattcacctaaaaaattattaatttgcattcttccatattacataaaggtacatttaacatggaaaaggtcaataataTCTCTCCTCTCTAATGTTGATAGATGGtaaattgcttttttaataataataataataataataattttgcagagaaaccaacaagaaaaaatacaggctggacagaaacacgcagaaaggaacacagtgaaaaaatgaagagatattgggaagaaaagaagaagaaccatcgtgcaaaataagttcaaacgcgctccacagctgggcacaacgaatcaaaaaaaaataataataataatgttccttactttattcacctataaaaattattaatttgcattcatccatattacataaaggtacaattaacatgaaataggtcaataacatctttcccctctccaatgttgatggaaggttccacagcgctccagccgctccgccctacatctccctcccctctcctctctatactctactcgatttaatcatccaataggagagatccacatcgctctacaaggcccctccctttcttgccctcccctctccacgcgcagcgtggctcaccacaaactttccatgaccacagtcctgaaatagtgtttggtgacaacggacttaacatcggcagtctagataaatacgtaagtttttcattatattctaattgtatatattttattttttgtcattactgtttcatgttatcactaatctctctatcattgacaagtttacactacgtaaataatactgtacatatacaagcttgtttttaaatgatttgatagaatttgaggatgttcttgtagaacgaaacatgtcattctttgtatgttagtgtgtgttttacaaatatgtttatagtgttttaatttacattgtatttgctgtgtgtttgacagactgaaaagccttagttacatttaactaagtcaacactggaaaacatggcttcatttttaacaaaaaaaaaaaaaagatattttggtgatgaaggaaataattccttacaatgctGTAGAGTATTtgtgtcataattaggtacttcggtatatgaccgTGCAATGTGTAGTTATGTCTAATTGTACGCGGCAACTTTAAGACTATGTCTGAAATGCAAAATAAGTTGTGGATGTAGGTTatattgaagagatgccacataccACAGCCcgttgtgttgtttattcaaaagaactAAAATaagtcagcagaaatacttctgggatgatccagcacttaaaatcacataatatcgctgaaggggaatcgtcactgAGAACACCTCTGGCCCGATCTGCATCAAGGGAAACTACCCTGTCAACAAcagttgcgaggtatccaggtaggtgtacatcctatctacaattATTCTCAAAATATGCAAGGTTAtttagctaagatgtccacctcaaataacttgtgatCCGTTTGAGATAATGACATTctcttttcactttcattaatggtattaaggggctcatagttgaatatgcagtacttttccaggcttttaacAAAATGTAGCAGCTCACGTTTCCGTATGAGAACTGCTAACGATATTCTATTGAGCTTACgcttgtagttactgggacatcgcacAAATCGCTGTGCAGGAGAATTTTAAAAGTTTGTACCATTAttcataataatttaaataaacacaGTAGCCTGAACCCACTAGAAATTGAAGATTTCATTTCTATTCTAAAAATGGTTttgaataataattatttcacatttgataataccatttatcagcaagATGGGTTAGCTATGGGATCATCGGAATCAGGCATACTAGCTGAAATCTATCTGGATCATGTAGaacaaaccaaaattaataataGCAACAtctttagtaatattattttttgggCAAGATACGTGGATGACACTCTTGTGATCATGAACGAAAGTGCAGCTGACGCCATCACCAATCTGTCAATCACATTGACTCACAATCAAGTTTACGCTAGAATCAGAGAATTATAAGAAAGTCAATTATTTAGATCTAACCATCATCAGACAGCCTAGTTCGTTGAGCTACAAGATTTTTAGAAAACTAACACAATCCATCAAGATCCCATAAACCCAACATGCCCATAAATGTGGAGCATACCATAGTATGGTACACCGTGCTTTTAGCAACCCACTATCTAAAGAAGAACTTAAAACGAGTTAACTAcgttaacaaaagaaaaaacacacaACAGTTTTTATCTACTTTCacgaatataaaataaataaatctaccaaA is a genomic window containing:
- the LOC136874939 gene encoding zinc finger protein 723 isoform X1 gives rise to the protein MTENQQDTEETLPESGKPLNMEGKEKGDCPAGGFIKSLVVKVEADGNEEEKEKGDCPARGFIKSLVVKVDADENEDELAHKEKNGDPSSRNDNGNIHIMEMDYDLNDNSGDMSASDTTVVEEENCGTTKESQEKSSRSEKNFQSNSAEEKKYKCDICPERFSDKNHLTTHEKTHTFIRPFKCDVCGIAVTTAKSLRCHLMSHTGNYKFKCSICNRGFSSEKALGRHNVTHTGYKEFECQICKRKFSQKGTLDKHIVIHNSVRELPKYRCHLCSFYTYRSGSLRSHLIMHHVPSTLDVL
- the LOC136874939 gene encoding zinc finger protein 723 isoform X2, coding for MTENQQDTEETLPESGKPLNMEEKEKGDCPARGFIKSLVVKVDADENEDELAHKEKNGDPSSRNDNGNIHIMEMDYDLNDNSGDMSASDTTVVEEENCGTTKESQEKSSRSEKNFQSNSAEEKKYKCDICPERFSDKNHLTTHEKTHTFIRPFKCDVCGIAVTTAKSLRCHLMSHTGNYKFKCSICNRGFSSEKALGRHNVTHTGYKEFECQICKRKFSQKGTLDKHIVIHNSVRELPKYRCHLCSFYTYRSGSLRSHLIMHHVPSTLDVL